A window of Candidatus Scalindua japonica genomic DNA:
CTCAACTAAATGGTATTCAGGATATGATAACGTATAATTTTCTTTGGTCATGCCTGTTGTGTTGCCTGGTAAGTTGTCAGCATTACATGTTTTATTCATATTCTGGATTTTACTTTAAAAATAATTTTCTGTATTTTGATAATTTATGATTTTACGGCTACTTACAGCATATCTTTGCATTGAGTATATCCATCTGAACAGAGTGAATGATAAGAAGATCTGTACGGGTAAGCTCCAGCTTATGAGAGCACTTTTCTGAATACTCTGATGAAAATTCTCAAATGGGATTCTCCTAATGGCAAGTATCATTCCGCTTTGCGACAGGATGTCCGGTAGAATCCCGAAGAGTCCGCCAGTCCAGAGAAGAATTTTATTCAGCGGCCTTCCACTTGTTGTAATGGAAAGAAACCTGATTAACAGGAGAGCAATTATTCCGTCTGTAATGATAATACCTATATTCTTTATACTTGTTAAACCGACATCCCAGTTTGGAATAGCATCCAGTGCAAAGTGGCTTGCGAAAGCAAGTGGTAATCCGCAGAGTAAAGAACCAATACCTCTGCTTATAGCGGCACCGAGTAAAACATGTGGAGTAATTAACAATTTATGAATTTCTCCTTCCACATCTCAAACATGAAAAGTGTCCAGATATACTTGCGATTATCTTTTCTCCCGCTAAAATGATCGTTAAGGAGGACAGTTATCGCGTCAGCATTAAAAAGACCCTCCTTTCTGATTCTGGAAGGGGAGAGTACCTCCAGCAGGTTCTGCTTTAATTCTTTTTTAAACCACTTTGCCAAGGGAACACCAAACCCTTTTTTCTTCCGGAAAAGTATTTCTTTTGGTAGTTTATTCTTCAGACTTCTTTTGAGGATGTATTTACGGGCCAAACCCCTTAATTTAAGTTTTGAGGGCAGATTGTTAACAAATTCCGCGAACTCAACATCAAGAAATGGTGAACGCGCTTCTAAAGATGTTGCCATACTGGCCCTGTCTATTTTTGTAAGAATATCATTAGCTAAATAGAAATGAGAATAACAGAAAATAATTTCGTCCAGAGAGTCTCTGAATTTCATGCCGTCAAGTGCTTGAGAAATGTCATCATAAGGGTTGGATCCATTAATGATATGATTTATATCCTCTGATAAAAAACCTTTTTGTTCTTCTTTTGTAAAAGAACCCAGCCATACCTGGTTTCTTATTGATGGTTTATATGAAATTCCTTTTAAGAATTGTTTCATTCTGAAATCAAGACTCATGTTATTTATAGACACCGGTATTCTAGGAATAATCTGTTTGGCAATAAAATTATGAAGAAAACCCGGGATTTTTTCATAATATCGAGAAATCACATGGGCCTGGAAAGAATCATATCCCGCAAATAATTCATCTCCACCATCACCACCCAGCGCCACTGTAACATGCTCACGTGTGAATTTAGAGAGAAGGTATGTTGGGATAATAGACGCGTCCGCGAATGGTTCATCTATAAAGTCCCACACCTCAGGAAGTATTTTAATCATTTTTTCCGGTGTCAGGATTTGTTCGTGATGGGTTGTTCCAAAAAGGCGGGATACCGATTTGGCATAATTTGATTCATCAAATGATTCTTCTTCAAACCCTATTGAAAATGTCTTGATCTGGTCAGTCGACATCAATTCTGACATTAATGCTACTATGCAGCTGGAATCAATACCGCCGCTTAGGAATACTCCAAGAGGGACATCACTTATCAATCGCCTTTCTACAGATCTTTTAAGCATATCTACCAATTGGTGTTCTATCTCAGGCAGGGAGAGGGAATGAATTGCTTCTGTTCCATTGAATTGTATTTGCCAGTATTGTTTTATCTGTACATTTCCGGCTTCCCATCTCAAAAAATGTCCAGGAAGAAGTTTCTTGACATCTTTAATAATTGAGTGTGGCGCGGGAATATACTCGTAAGAAAGGTATCTACTAAGACTGTGAATATCAATCTCTTTTTTTATGTATGGATATTTGGTCAATGATTTAAGCTCTGAAGAAAATGCAATATCGGTTGATGTGTGCCAGTAATAAAGAGGCTTTTGTCCGTAACGGTCCCTTACAAGATACAATACCTCTCTTTTAGCATCCCACAAACCTAATGCGAACATTCCATTTAATTTGTTAAATATTTCTTCTCCATATTGTTCATAACCGTGAATGATAACTTCTGTATCTGAATTTGAACGAAACACATGGCCATGAGGGATCAGATCATTTTTTAATTCTCTGTAATTATAAATTTCCCCATTATAAGAAATCCATACTGTTTCATTCTCATTGGCCATTGGCTGACGTCCGTTTTCTGAAACATCAATAATACTAAGCCTTCTATGTCCCAATCCAATCTTTACTTTCGAATGTCCAGTTTCAGAATCCGATTGTCCGTTCTGGTCAAGATTTCTGTTTATGTATATCCCTTGATCATCTGGTCCTCTATGTTTCAATGCATTGGTCATGTTTTCCAGAAAGTTCCGTTCTAAACGGTTTCCTTCTTTACAGATAATACCGGCAATTCCACACATTTATATAAAACCTCGTTTGCGTTAAGAGAAACAGCTAGTTAATAAAGCCCCTGAATCTTCTTGAATAGAAGACGGATGGGGAGTAAGCAATAACTATTTTCAGGATTATTATAAACCAAGTGTTCTTTGACTGGTTTCAGTAACATCATTGGTAATGTTTTTTACTACATAATAGTCTTTATTCTGTCCTTCAAAATAGGATCGCATAATTATTTCACCCAGAAGTCCCATAAAGGCAATCTGTAAGACCGTCAGCAGTAATATTCCTGAGAGTAATATTATGGTATTAAAAGAAACAGACAGCGTTGTAAACAAAGCTAAGCAAGATAATACGAGTACGACAATTAATCCCATTCCGGCAATTTTTGCTGCAATCTTGCCAAAAAACTGTATCGGAGTGGTCAGATAATCTGAAAAGAAACGTATGACGATTAAATCAAAAATAACCCTTGATACCCGAGATAGATTGTATTTTGGTACTCCGTTTATACGTGGTCGGTGATTTACAGGAACTTCAGCAACTTTAACGCCAAGCCACGCGGCAAATACTGGAATAAATCGATGCATTTCCCCATACAAATTAATATTCTTTATTATCCCACGCTTGTATGCCTTAAGGGTGCATCCAAAATCCCTCAACTGAACACCGGTTCCCTTTATCAGTTTGTTTATCAATCTGTTTGCGATGAATGAAGGTATTCTGCGTGTGAGCATTTTATCCTTTCGTTTTTCACGAAGACCGCTGACCAGATCATAACCTTCAGCCATTTTTTCAAGAAGTATTGGTATATCTGCAGGATCATTCTGCAGGTCACCATCAAGCGTTATTACTACCGCACCCCGGGAGTACTTGAATCCTGCATTGAGAGCCGCTGTTTGTCCGTAATTTCTTCTCAAATAGATCACCTTTACATCCTTGTCTCTTTCAGCGATTTTTTCAAGTTCGTTACCGCTTCCGTCAATACTTCCGTCATCAACAAAAATAATCTCATATGCCTGTTTAAGGTTGTTTAATGTATCAAGCAGCTCAGTATATAATAAAGGAATGTTTTCTCTCTCATTACATATTGGAATGACTACAGAAAGCCCAATATTTTGAAGGTTTGCCTTGTCCTCAAAATCTTTGATTATCTTTAACGGTGATATCTGAAACGGTTGATCTGAAAAATATAATTCAGTATTAAGGTCGAGATTAACATTCTCCGATTTGGTTATTGCAAATTCAAATTTTTTCTTAAGATTAATGACTTCAGAGTTTTTCCTGTGGTTGATGTAAAGCTTGTTAACCACTTTCTGCGCTTTAGAAAGATCATTGACTGCCAGATATACATAGCCTGTATTAACGACTGCTACGATGTAGTCAGGTTTTATTTTAATCGCTTCCTCAAAAAAATGGATAGCCTTACAGTATTTATGCTGTAAATGGAAAAGGACACCAATATCATTTAACAATTTATAATTGTCTGGCTGAGTTTTAATAGCCATTTCAAATATCTCTGTTGCTTCACTCAGGCGATTTGAGCTGTGCAATAGTAATCCATAATTATAGAGAAATTCAAAATTTTCAGGCTGTAAAGCAAGTGCCTTTTTAAAGAACACCTCACTCTTTGAAGCATTATTCAGTACCTTGTGCGCATTGGCAAGAATGAATTGTAACTCAGCATGGTCTTTATTTAAATCGGCGGCCTTTTCAAGATAGAATATTGCCTTTGATATCTCACTTTTTTGAAAATAAAAAATTCCCAACTGAAGATTGATCTCATATGAATCTGGTTCTCTGTTCAGCTTACGGTGTAGTTGCTTTAACCCGTTCTTTTTAATCTTCTTCTGAAATTGTTCTTTTACCTCAATATCAATCATGGTTTGTTTCTACTGATGCCAGACATTAAATTTTGGCTAAAACAGACAGTTATTAGGTTTAAAATAATGATACTTTTTTATAAAGCCATTTTTCCTTAAACTAAGGTTAGCATAATCCATGCCTAATATAGTTATTTTCTGTAATTTATAAAACCTGCATATTGTTTTTTGTAACTGGTTATATAACAGAAGCTTAGAAGCGTCAGTAATGTGAGAAAAATAGTAGCCTTTCTCTTCATTTTATGCCTCCATCATGGGTGTTCAATTATTCAACAATACTTTTTCAATTATTCAACAATACTGTGACAGGTGCAGAATCACATTTGTGAGAAACAACATATATAAGATAATACCGGAAGCAATTGATGATATACTTACAAATGGGGTTATCAAAGAATGCTCAACTGTAGGCCCTAGAAAAGCTGATAATATCAGTATACAAATGGTGCACCTTTTAATTATCAAGAACCAGAAATACCTTTCTTGCTGATTCTTTAATAAGACGTTTCATAAACCTTATGAGAGTATCAGAATTCATTTTATTCTCATATACCATAAATCTCACTTTGCCTTGATTCGTAACGGTAGAGATCAAATTGACCCGTTTGCACCTGGGGTGAAGACGAATTGCTGGTGTTTGTCCTTTTGGTGCATAGCATCTGCCATGATAGCTCTCATTACAAAGCCCAGTCTCATCTCCCCAGTGAATTTCTGCTCGCTCTTTTTTAGCTCTTTTTGCAATTGAGGGATACTCCCGTGTGCTGTTATCGCTGAGTTTCCACTTGGCTCTAGTATTGTATTATGTTATAAAAGAAGATTATGCAATTTCTAATAAAAATAAAAATGGCTATACCGCATGAAATAAGTGGATAGGTTGTCTTAATAAGGAAGGGAGGATGGATGAGATGAAAGCAATAATGATAGTTATTATAACAACACTCACAGTGATACTATTCCTAGGCAGGGAAGGGAAGGCATTTCCTATCGAGGATCAAGTCAATGATGACCGAACGACAACAACACCTACGATCTTCAACGCAGACGGTGTGAGCCACAATTGGCAACAGGGAGTCACTACCGGTATAGCAGGAGTATTAGTAAGCATAGACTTATTCTTAGAAGAAGGGACTACTTCACTCTATATAAATAAGGGAGCTCCGTGGGAGACGGATAAAGATGAATATAATGGGATTATAACTGGGGACGCGGGATGGGGGTGGCAGACTATAGATCTCACTGCCTCCAATATTTCTTTAGCACTAAATGAAACATTTGTCATAGGAATAAAGGGAATAGGTGGTGGATTGAGATCGGAGTACAATACTAACGTCCCTGAATATGCAGGTGGATCACTATATTATAATGGAAATCCATGGTTAGTGTCTAATAGTGACATGTTATTCAGGACATTTATGGAGCCGAACTCTGTCCCAGAACCAACAACCGTCACCCTCTTGGGCATAGGCTTAGTCGGCCTTGCAGCTGCAATAGTAAGACGCAGACTGAAAAAGACCAGATTTTGAGTGTAAGATTACACTATCTTTCCAATCCTTCACCTGACAAAGCGGCCTGGCTTTACCAGATGCCCCAATAAAAGCCACGGAATAAATATACGAATTGCTTTATTGAAACCACTACACCAAGCAAACCGCAAAAGTCAGGACAGCCTCTGTAGACCCACATCGTTAGACAATCAATGTGCATTTACATGTTGTTTACCAGTTTTCACCTAATAGTTCAAAATAAGACTGTGGATGAAGGCAAGCTGGGCATAATTTTAGTGCTTCTTCCGCTTCGTGCAAATAACCGCAGTTTCTGCAACGCCATGTTACTTTGTTATTTCTTTTAAATGCCCTACCCGCTTCAAGGTTATCGGCAAGATCCTTATACCGTTTATCATGTTGCTTCTCTGCCACAGATATAGCCTCAAATGCTTTTGCTATTTCTTCAAATCCTTCTTCTTTTGCGGTCCTGGCAAATCCTGGATACATTTCTGTCCATTCATATTCTTCACCAGCCGCTGCAGCTTTAAGGTTTTCTAATGTACTTCCAATTGTACCTGCGGGAAAAGACACTGAAACCTCCACATCACCACCTTCAAGAAATTTAAAGAATCGTTTGGCATGTTCCTTTTCCTGATTTGCAGTTTCTTCGAATATTTCTGAAATTTGGACTAAACCTTCTTTTTTGGCTTTACTTGCAAAAAAGGTATATCTATTTCTCGCTTGAGATTCTCCAGCGAAGGCTGTGAGTAAATTTTTCTCAGTTTGAGTTCTTTTTATGCTTTTTGACATTTTTTTCTCCTTTAAAATTACAAATTTTATTAATGTATTTTCCTGTATAACTTTCCGCATAAGCAACTACCATCCGTGTGCATGCTTGCAAGTGAGGCGTGGAGCGGCAGCCTCAAGAACTATTAAATCACACATAATCTGGTGGTTGGCGTAATGCTATTCGTTATGCCATGTTGTTGATTTCATTTAGAAATAATAATTTTTGCAGCTTCTTCCCTCAACACACTTATGTCCATTGGTTTTGCAAGGTATTTTACCCGATTCTGATCAAAATAAGCTTTCCTTTCAGATGATAAATCTCCTGTCATGAACAAAAACCTGTTACTTGATGTTGGGTATTCTTCAATTGTGTTTTGGTAAAAAGAGAGGCCATCCATTATCGGCATATCAATGTCAGCGATGATCAACTTGTAAAATTTCCTTTTTATCAACTTGAACGCCTCTTTGCCATTATGCGCAACATCGATATTTCCTGAACGATTTAGCAGCGATTTAATCAGGTCTGTTATTAATTCTTCATCATCAACGATTAAAATATTTTCAATCCAGATAGGAGGTAATTCTTTTATTTTTTGCAAAGCGTCCGATTTACGTTCTACTGTCCTTAAGAAGTGTTCTATCTCCTTAATATGGGCTTGAATCCTGGCTGCCGGATATTTGAATTCACTTGTTTTATCTTTTAAAAAATTTACTGCGTATAGAAAAACGTCATTCCATTCTGATAGTTCTAGTTCGACAATCTTGTTGATAAGTTCATCTTTAGACAGTGTGTTTTGTTCAAGCCCGTTTTTTATGGTCGATATTTGGTTGATAATTTTTTCATTTGTTTCTTTATCAATAGAAATGGCAACGGTAAAATCAGGTTCGGAATCTAAAAACAATGCTGCACTTCCCATGACATGGTAATGCCAAGCTTCATCCTCTGCGTTATGTTCAAGAAATTTTTTAAATACATCGTCATCGGAATAAATGGATGCGGCTTGGTGATACATTTCACCTGCAAGATGTTCAATCCCTCGAAGCCATTTAATTATTTCTTTCATTGATTTCTTACCATATAAAAAAATTTTATTCTACCATGATTTTGATTTTGAGACATAAGATTAGATTGTGTGAGGAACGAACCACAATCTAATCTTATTCGCTATACATTTATTTATTGTCAAATTGTCAATAATTAATATTGGCTCTTTTGCAGAATCTATGGGTAAAAGTAAGCCAAGAAAAAGAAAAAAATATTGTTTTATTTAAAGGGAGTCTCACCAAAAGGAATATTTTTTATTCCTTTCTCCGCCACCCACCCCTCTTTTTGGTGAGGGTGGGCGGCTCCGAAAGGAATAAAAAATAAAGCCTTCTTTAAATTTCAATAATAAGCATTGCTGTTACAATTTGTTAAAATAAGTTCTCTATAAACAATATAATTAACAAATTACAAGTAAACAACAATGCTTATAAAAACACTACTCAATAAATGCTACCCTGTCAAGGGATTCATCTATGGCAATGTTATATTGTCTGATACCAAAATTACTGTCAAAGTAAAAGAACGTAAAGGAACCAGAGGTTTATGTAACCAGTGCAAAGAAGCTGCGCCAACTTACGATCATCTAAATGAACGATATTTTCGCTTTATACCTTTGTGGGGTTACATGGTCATGTTGGCATACAAACCGCGACGCGTAAGTTGTCCTGAACATGGAGTAACCGTAGAACATATTCCATGGGCCCAGGGCAAAAGTCCTATTTGTGAACCTTTCAGAATATTTCTTTCACATTGGGCGAAGTATCTTTCCTGGCAGGAAGTAGCCAGACAATTTCGTGTCTCATGGAGAAACGTATTTGAATCAGTAGAGCATGTTGTTGAATATGGATTAAAGCACCGTAACATGGATAATATCAACGCAATAGGTATAGACGAGATACAATACTTAAAAGGACACAAATATCTGACATTGGTTTTTCAAATAGACACTGCCTGTAAGAGATTGTTATTTGTAGGGCAGAACCGATGTGCTAAAACATTGTTGCGATTCTTTATTGATTTTGGTAAAGAACGATCTGGAAAATTAAAGGCAATTTGCAGTGATCTCTCTTGGTGAAAAAATTT
This region includes:
- the asnB gene encoding asparagine synthase (glutamine-hydrolyzing), which translates into the protein MCGIAGIICKEGNRLERNFLENMTNALKHRGPDDQGIYINRNLDQNGQSDSETGHSKVKIGLGHRRLSIIDVSENGRQPMANENETVWISYNGEIYNYRELKNDLIPHGHVFRSNSDTEVIIHGYEQYGEEIFNKLNGMFALGLWDAKREVLYLVRDRYGQKPLYYWHTSTDIAFSSELKSLTKYPYIKKEIDIHSLSRYLSYEYIPAPHSIIKDVKKLLPGHFLRWEAGNVQIKQYWQIQFNGTEAIHSLSLPEIEHQLVDMLKRSVERRLISDVPLGVFLSGGIDSSCIVALMSELMSTDQIKTFSIGFEEESFDESNYAKSVSRLFGTTHHEQILTPEKMIKILPEVWDFIDEPFADASIIPTYLLSKFTREHVTVALGGDGGDELFAGYDSFQAHVISRYYEKIPGFLHNFIAKQIIPRIPVSINNMSLDFRMKQFLKGISYKPSIRNQVWLGSFTKEEQKGFLSEDINHIINGSNPYDDISQALDGMKFRDSLDEIIFCYSHFYLANDILTKIDRASMATSLEARSPFLDVEFAEFVNNLPSKLKLRGLARKYILKRSLKNKLPKEILFRKKKGFGVPLAKWFKKELKQNLLEVLSPSRIRKEGLFNADAITVLLNDHFSGRKDNRKYIWTLFMFEMWKEKFINC
- a CDS encoding glycosyltransferase family 2 protein, which gives rise to MIDIEVKEQFQKKIKKNGLKQLHRKLNREPDSYEINLQLGIFYFQKSEISKAIFYLEKAADLNKDHAELQFILANAHKVLNNASKSEVFFKKALALQPENFEFLYNYGLLLHSSNRLSEATEIFEMAIKTQPDNYKLLNDIGVLFHLQHKYCKAIHFFEEAIKIKPDYIVAVVNTGYVYLAVNDLSKAQKVVNKLYINHRKNSEVINLKKKFEFAITKSENVNLDLNTELYFSDQPFQISPLKIIKDFEDKANLQNIGLSVVIPICNERENIPLLYTELLDTLNNLKQAYEIIFVDDGSIDGSGNELEKIAERDKDVKVIYLRRNYGQTAALNAGFKYSRGAVVITLDGDLQNDPADIPILLEKMAEGYDLVSGLREKRKDKMLTRRIPSFIANRLINKLIKGTGVQLRDFGCTLKAYKRGIIKNINLYGEMHRFIPVFAAWLGVKVAEVPVNHRPRINGVPKYNLSRVSRVIFDLIVIRFFSDYLTTPIQFFGKIAAKIAGMGLIVVLVLSCLALFTTLSVSFNTIILLSGILLLTVLQIAFMGLLGEIIMRSYFEGQNKDYYVVKNITNDVTETSQRTLGL
- a CDS encoding transposase, with translation MAKRAKKERAEIHWGDETGLCNESYHGRCYAPKGQTPAIRLHPRCKRVNLISTVTNQGKVRFMVYENKMNSDTLIRFMKRLIKESARKVFLVLDN
- a CDS encoding PEP-CTERM sorting domain-containing protein; amino-acid sequence: MDEMKAIMIVIITTLTVILFLGREGKAFPIEDQVNDDRTTTTPTIFNADGVSHNWQQGVTTGIAGVLVSIDLFLEEGTTSLYINKGAPWETDKDEYNGIITGDAGWGWQTIDLTASNISLALNETFVIGIKGIGGGLRSEYNTNVPEYAGGSLYYNGNPWLVSNSDMLFRTFMEPNSVPEPTTVTLLGIGLVGLAAAIVRRRLKKTRF
- the rbr gene encoding rubrerythrin gives rise to the protein MSKSIKRTQTEKNLLTAFAGESQARNRYTFFASKAKKEGLVQISEIFEETANQEKEHAKRFFKFLEGGDVEVSVSFPAGTIGSTLENLKAAAAGEEYEWTEMYPGFARTAKEEGFEEIAKAFEAISVAEKQHDKRYKDLADNLEAGRAFKRNNKVTWRCRNCGYLHEAEEALKLCPACLHPQSYFELLGENW
- a CDS encoding response regulator; the protein is MKEIIKWLRGIEHLAGEMYHQAASIYSDDDVFKKFLEHNAEDEAWHYHVMGSAALFLDSEPDFTVAISIDKETNEKIINQISTIKNGLEQNTLSKDELINKIVELELSEWNDVFLYAVNFLKDKTSEFKYPAARIQAHIKEIEHFLRTVERKSDALQKIKELPPIWIENILIVDDEELITDLIKSLLNRSGNIDVAHNGKEAFKLIKRKFYKLIIADIDMPIMDGLSFYQNTIEEYPTSSNRFLFMTGDLSSERKAYFDQNRVKYLAKPMDISVLREEAAKIIISK
- a CDS encoding transposase: MLIKTLLNKCYPVKGFIYGNVILSDTKITVKVKERKGTRGLCNQCKEAAPTYDHLNERYFRFIPLWGYMVMLAYKPRRVSCPEHGVTVEHIPWAQGKSPICEPFRIFLSHWAKYLSWQEVARQFRVSWRNVFESVEHVVEYGLKHRNMDNINAIGIDEIQYLKGHKYLTLVFQIDTACKRLLFVGQNRCAKTLLRFFIDFGKERSGKLKAICSDLSW